The stretch of DNA ATCGAGATGCCGCGACAAAAGCGGCATCAGGTTGAGCTTGGCCGAGACCGTATCGGCCTGGATAAACGGCTGTTGCGAAATCGCGGGATCGTCGGCGACTTTCAGATCCGAAACTTCGGCCGACACGCCCCATCCGAGCGAGGCCTTGATTGCGCCGGCCTGCACATCGCGGCCGAGTGCGTTGCTGACCGCTGCCAGCACCCGGCCCTGGTTGTCCGCGATGATCGAATTCAAATTGAAGTAGGCGTAGAGCAGAACACCGAACACTCCGATGAACACCAGGCCCAGCAGGATGAAGACGATCGTGATTGCCTTGCGCATCGATTCCTCAAGTTTCGCGAGCGGCAGACTCGCGCACGAGTCTAGTAAATGTGTCGCAGCCGATCATCCGCGGCGCGCCCACGTCGAGAGAAATAATCGGATGGATACCGACATCACATCGAAAGCCGGATATGATCGTTGCGCTCACGATGGCGAAGAAGAAAAAGCGCGGCAGCGAGCGTGACCATACGGCCAGGCGGCCGGAGCCCAAGGAAGCCTTCGCGTCGCCATTTCGCGACTTAAAGAAGATGCTCGCGGAGCGGCAGATCGTCGCGCCGGCCGGCGCGAAGAAGATTGTCGCTCCGCCACCGCCTCCACCCAAGCCCGAGCCCGTCACCGAAAACGAGGAGGACATCTTTCGCCGCGCGGTTGAGGGCGTGCGGCCGATCACCAACGGGCGCGCCGCGCGAATCACTCCGGAGCTCACGCTTAATCACACGATCGTCAGCGAAGACGCCGAAGTACTCGCGCAGCTCTACGATCTCGTTACGGGTCAGGGCGAGTTCGATATCACCGAGAGCGACGAATACGTCGAGGGCGCGCGCGTCGGGCTCGATCCGCGGCTGTCGTCGCGGCTGCGCCGCGGCGAATATGCAATGCAGGCGCATATCGATTTGCACGGCATGATCCAGCCTGCGGCGAAGGACGCGCTAAGAAGCTTCATCCTCGATTGTGTGAGAAAGGGATTGCGTGCCGTGCTGATCGTGCACGGCCGCGGTCTCGGCTCGCCCGGCGGGCGGCCGGTTCTCAAACACGCGGTATCGCAATGGCTGGCCGGCGGCCTCGGCGGCCACGTGCTCGCATTCACCACGGCGCGCCAGCCAGACGGCGGCG from Candidatus Binataceae bacterium encodes:
- a CDS encoding Smr/MutS family protein; the protein is MAKKKKRGSERDHTARRPEPKEAFASPFRDLKKMLAERQIVAPAGAKKIVAPPPPPPKPEPVTENEEDIFRRAVEGVRPITNGRAARITPELTLNHTIVSEDAEVLAQLYDLVTGQGEFDITESDEYVEGARVGLDPRLSSRLRRGEYAMQAHIDLHGMIQPAAKDALRSFILDCVRKGLRAVLIVHGRGLGSPGGRPVLKHAVSQWLAGGLGGHVLAFTTARQPDGGAGAMYVLLRREKRRGPFDVLQGAKRRD